A portion of the Edaphobacter lichenicola genome contains these proteins:
- a CDS encoding LysR family transcriptional regulator has translation MSDSLTFRLLRYIKAAAETLNFTRAAEQVFVAQSSLSSQIGKFEDTVELLLFARLQNGLKLTSAGRIVATFAENTLKEWDQTLAMALAVQRNEVPPLRLGFSSFINAKLLERFRENYEGMFPGCAIQLWSGDPLLCLQRLDARTLDCAILPLPVDATLYNVQQIAQSPLVVCMRSDDVLADRAQLDIHEVAERITIFRDPELHPSAHTRLVEMFREVGIPIHLACAARTPSEIQWMVKERYGLALIDQLTPLDPGLITRPIAGVNWTADTAFVHSSRMDHVAIPFIERFLQQTWSDSRRTKRPSKARHPEQLELLG, from the coding sequence ATGTCAGATTCCCTAACATTCCGTCTCCTCCGATACATCAAGGCGGCCGCTGAGACGCTGAACTTTACCCGCGCTGCCGAACAAGTCTTCGTCGCACAGTCGTCACTCAGTTCTCAAATTGGAAAGTTCGAAGACACCGTTGAGCTATTGCTGTTCGCCCGTTTGCAGAATGGTCTTAAGCTCACCTCAGCGGGCCGCATCGTTGCGACCTTTGCAGAGAACACGCTAAAAGAGTGGGACCAAACTCTAGCAATGGCCCTCGCTGTCCAGCGCAATGAGGTGCCACCGTTGCGCCTCGGCTTCTCCTCTTTCATCAATGCGAAGCTCCTTGAGAGATTTCGAGAGAACTATGAAGGGATGTTCCCCGGATGCGCCATTCAACTGTGGAGCGGCGACCCTCTGTTGTGCCTGCAACGACTCGATGCCAGGACGCTCGACTGTGCGATTCTTCCCCTGCCAGTCGATGCGACTCTCTACAACGTTCAGCAGATCGCTCAGTCTCCCTTGGTGGTTTGCATGCGGTCCGATGATGTACTCGCTGATCGCGCGCAACTCGACATTCATGAAGTGGCGGAACGCATCACAATATTCCGCGACCCAGAGCTGCATCCCTCGGCACATACGCGTCTCGTAGAGATGTTTAGGGAGGTAGGCATTCCGATCCATTTAGCGTGCGCCGCTCGCACTCCCTCGGAGATTCAATGGATGGTGAAAGAGCGCTATGGTCTCGCCCTCATCGATCAGCTAACGCCTCTCGATCCGGGTCTCATCACGCGACCAATCGCGGGCGTCAACTGGACGGCAGATACCGCATTCGTTCATTCGAGCCGCATGGATCATGTTGCAATCCCGTTCATTGAACGATTCCTTCAGCAGACCTGGTCAGATTCGAGACGAACCAAGCGTCCGTCGAAGGCACGGCATCCTGAGCAATTGGAGCTGCTAGGTTGA
- a CDS encoding VirB3 family type IV secretion system protein: protein MTKRGEPLPINQALNRPRAKLGLDLTAWMAIVFVCVTVFLVGFRLLAMLAFPTLAVGAWLIVRRHPKMFQLWGLSLNQKSYYDPRKH, encoded by the coding sequence ATGACCAAGCGGGGAGAGCCGTTACCAATCAATCAAGCGCTGAATCGACCGAGAGCCAAGCTTGGTCTCGATCTTACAGCATGGATGGCGATCGTATTCGTCTGCGTAACGGTTTTCCTCGTTGGTTTTCGCTTGTTGGCGATGTTGGCCTTCCCGACGCTCGCGGTCGGCGCATGGCTCATCGTCCGTAGACACCCGAAGATGTTCCAACTGTGGGGCCTGAGCCTCAACCAGAAGAGCTACTATGACCCGCGTAAACACTGA
- a CDS encoding VirB4 family type IV secretion system protein: MTRVNTEQLKHTPWFAKAGAACSIVPIARFVGPNIFALKGGGYGCLFSLTGIDEEGLTDQELESRMRSIEGSLRGLPEGSCLYQYTRVMSGFDLPRQAKYVNPATEVFASDRLTFLEKTAGFRRIDLHWCLTLEPSKVKAFERKPQENAVDTSRMLADLEKTATILQSHLGSAIGLRLLSKDEAFQFFSYLFNLEEWAERDQLRSDAGVDRQIVKTPIAWHSDYLQVGKRHVQMFSLKTTPEASRPCLFSGLLKLDCDSVLCSTWRVKSTSSARSEIDAQEKFISFFKVGVLTRVMSGRDTASLETGAGAKAANNSVDDLSEVIRSLDKKAQGEYSLRLLLAARSQEQLRNTVPAVHRIFVDARAQVMEETLGNLSAFYAMFPGNHKFNVFPLWLAEDHHARLSSVFAPHIGHPHSEDLDNEYLNIFETRTGTPFFQDVYVDGVRVMLIIGPTGSGKSVVGNATVALEQKYGGFTYIFDIGGSYESVVELYGGKVDRVGKDGPRVNPFALEPTESNIKFLYSFIKLLLTNGGAELEPEDDDVIHKAVQDMYLLDPENRRLSNLFLPKKLDRYLSKWVGKGIYNAVFDNVEDSLSLSRLQCFDFQGVNNEQYADLIEPLMVWLLRRINDVLYNPANLGVPKHILIEEIFSSMKNKQLLDGALASIKTVRKNLGGVTMIGQSADDLGANADSIVNSCTSFLFLKDATFNRKRYAELFKMNEQQIALFESLQDREALYMRRDGITKVVTLNLDKRSYATFSTKPKDRVRRSKLIEKYGLTEGIDRFAQGETV; encoded by the coding sequence ATGACCCGCGTAAACACTGAGCAACTCAAACATACTCCGTGGTTCGCCAAGGCAGGAGCGGCGTGCAGCATCGTTCCGATCGCACGCTTTGTCGGGCCAAATATCTTCGCGCTCAAGGGCGGCGGTTATGGATGCCTATTCTCGCTCACCGGCATCGACGAAGAGGGCTTGACCGACCAGGAGCTTGAGTCGCGAATGCGGTCCATCGAAGGCTCGTTGCGCGGCTTGCCCGAGGGCTCATGCCTTTATCAATACACCCGTGTGATGTCGGGGTTCGATCTTCCGCGTCAGGCGAAGTACGTGAATCCCGCCACGGAGGTATTCGCCAGTGATCGCCTCACGTTCCTTGAGAAGACGGCGGGCTTCCGCCGTATCGACCTGCACTGGTGCCTCACGCTGGAGCCGTCGAAGGTAAAAGCGTTTGAGCGGAAGCCGCAGGAAAACGCCGTAGACACATCGCGGATGCTTGCGGACCTAGAGAAGACCGCGACCATTCTTCAGAGCCATCTTGGCAGCGCCATTGGCTTGCGACTTCTGAGTAAAGACGAAGCCTTCCAGTTCTTCAGCTATCTGTTCAATCTTGAGGAATGGGCAGAGCGTGACCAACTCCGCAGCGATGCTGGCGTAGACCGGCAGATCGTGAAGACTCCGATTGCGTGGCATAGTGATTACCTCCAGGTCGGCAAGCGCCATGTGCAGATGTTTTCGCTGAAGACGACACCGGAAGCGTCGAGGCCCTGCCTCTTCTCCGGTCTGCTGAAGCTCGATTGTGACAGTGTCCTGTGCTCGACATGGAGGGTGAAATCCACCTCCTCGGCCCGCAGCGAGATCGACGCGCAGGAGAAATTCATCTCGTTCTTCAAAGTCGGCGTATTGACGCGTGTGATGAGCGGGCGCGACACCGCTTCGCTCGAAACCGGGGCGGGTGCGAAGGCTGCTAACAACAGTGTTGACGACCTAAGCGAAGTCATCCGCTCGCTCGATAAGAAGGCCCAGGGCGAATACTCGCTGCGGCTGTTGCTGGCAGCCCGCAGCCAGGAGCAGTTGCGCAACACCGTCCCCGCTGTGCATCGTATCTTCGTCGATGCGCGGGCGCAGGTGATGGAAGAGACGCTGGGCAACCTGTCAGCCTTTTATGCGATGTTCCCCGGCAATCACAAGTTCAATGTCTTTCCTCTATGGCTTGCAGAGGACCATCATGCGCGGCTCTCCTCTGTGTTCGCTCCGCACATAGGTCATCCTCACTCCGAAGATCTCGACAACGAGTACCTCAATATCTTCGAGACTCGCACCGGAACGCCGTTCTTTCAGGATGTGTATGTGGACGGCGTACGCGTCATGCTCATCATCGGACCCACAGGGTCAGGAAAAAGCGTGGTGGGTAACGCCACCGTCGCCTTGGAGCAGAAATACGGCGGTTTTACCTACATCTTTGACATCGGCGGCAGCTACGAAAGCGTGGTTGAGCTGTACGGCGGCAAGGTTGATCGCGTGGGCAAGGACGGCCCGCGTGTAAATCCCTTTGCTCTGGAGCCGACCGAAAGCAACATCAAGTTCCTGTACTCGTTTATCAAACTCCTGCTCACCAACGGCGGCGCGGAGCTGGAGCCGGAAGATGATGATGTGATTCACAAGGCCGTGCAGGATATGTACCTGCTCGATCCTGAGAACCGCCGTCTGTCCAATCTGTTTCTGCCCAAGAAACTCGACCGTTATCTGTCGAAGTGGGTTGGTAAGGGCATCTATAACGCCGTCTTCGACAACGTCGAAGACAGTCTCTCACTCTCTCGCCTGCAATGCTTCGATTTCCAAGGGGTGAACAACGAGCAGTACGCCGATCTCATTGAGCCGCTAATGGTATGGCTTCTCCGGCGCATCAATGACGTTCTCTACAACCCAGCCAATCTGGGCGTTCCCAAGCACATCCTCATCGAAGAGATCTTCTCTTCGATGAAGAACAAGCAGCTCCTTGATGGCGCGCTCGCTTCTATCAAGACCGTTCGCAAGAACCTTGGCGGCGTCACGATGATCGGCCAGTCCGCCGACGACTTGGGTGCGAACGCCGACAGCATCGTGAACTCTTGTACATCGTTCCTATTCCTGAAGGATGCGACGTTCAATCGGAAGCGGTACGCGGAGCTGTTCAAGATGAACGAACAGCAGATTGCGCTCTTCGAGAGTTTGCAGGACCGCGAGGCACTGTACATGCGGCGCGACGGCATCACCAAGGTCGTCACGTTGAACCTCGACAAGCGTAGCTACGCCACGTTCTCCACCAAGCCGAAGGACCGGGTGCGGCGGTCGAAGCTCATTGAAAAGTATGGACTCACCGAGGGCATCGATCGCTTTGCCCAAGGAGAGACGGTGTAG
- a CDS encoding TrbG/VirB9 family P-type conjugative transfer protein, producing MKPLIPIVVSAGLALASAQCHAADTHPLQPNAPRTVTVSEADTPPVIRAGLLQSTLIVLPAEEKVANVFAGDTVDWVFDGGHVASRFISVKPKVANGSTDIHIVSDHGNEYTLQLHEISSEPDAHFDSKVFIALGDQAAKDRLTQLPVFVPAAELDKAKQEVATAKAAQAAELKAEETKAEQYRSQYPGNLHFDYAWDQSKGKALGLQQIWRDDKFTYLRGQFQETPALYEVKDKKGSLINFDFSNGLYTVPKQLDNGYLAIGKQKVEFHRVGGAN from the coding sequence ATGAAACCACTTATCCCCATCGTCGTCTCCGCCGGACTCGCGCTGGCCTCTGCCCAGTGCCATGCCGCCGATACCCATCCTCTCCAGCCGAATGCGCCTCGCACCGTCACCGTGTCCGAGGCGGACACGCCTCCTGTGATTCGCGCCGGCCTGCTGCAATCGACACTGATCGTCCTTCCCGCTGAGGAGAAGGTCGCCAATGTCTTTGCCGGAGACACCGTGGATTGGGTCTTCGATGGTGGCCATGTCGCCAGCCGCTTCATCAGCGTCAAGCCCAAGGTTGCGAATGGATCGACGGACATACACATTGTCTCTGACCACGGCAACGAGTACACCCTGCAGCTCCATGAAATCTCCAGCGAGCCTGACGCTCACTTCGATTCCAAGGTCTTCATCGCTCTCGGCGACCAGGCGGCAAAAGATAGGCTGACACAACTTCCAGTGTTTGTACCTGCCGCAGAACTGGATAAGGCCAAGCAGGAGGTCGCTACCGCCAAAGCTGCCCAGGCAGCAGAGCTGAAGGCCGAAGAGACGAAGGCCGAACAATATCGGAGCCAATATCCCGGCAACCTCCACTTCGACTACGCATGGGATCAATCGAAGGGTAAGGCTCTTGGCCTTCAGCAGATCTGGCGCGATGACAAGTTCACATACCTACGCGGCCAGTTTCAGGAGACGCCTGCACTCTACGAGGTGAAGGACAAGAAGGGTTCGCTCATCAACTTCGACTTCAGCAATGGCCTTTACACCGTGCCGAAGCAGTTGGACAACGGCTATCTCGCCATCGGTAAGCAGAAGGTCGAGTTTCACCGCGTGGGAGGGGCGAACTAG
- a CDS encoding TrbI/VirB10 family protein, with protein sequence MTEPNQNPPATVPEQPEAKSPLKKGMPVVIVLVVIIALIGVANVSSLLSGNKKAASASAMSMRPASPNAQQVNSFSTQQQVQAQRDAEERQHQQELAAAMQQLQAEQSVPGPEAAGTQPMTAAQRDAIYGNSPNAPQHTSNISQAQAEAKQKQLEKEKQAQDAINSDTVAIDFAYAGAAPGAGAAVPSQTATAVLGEREEAHPQTVAETPISPSPTGASDKPGFVQAPSAQQAKAVSKADAMAGYDFDNYQGRLYRVFEGTVFEGVVTNHIDGGLSGPILVMLTTDYYSHDHQQLLMPQGTRLIGTVQSVGNAQQRKMFVTFHRAVCPDGFSLDFDKYIGLDPLGTTGLATKVDHGYLMAFGAAAAVGGLGGLAQIGNNGSVLTASSQIRSGISEQSATEGEQVLTRSPVRR encoded by the coding sequence ATGACCGAGCCAAACCAGAATCCGCCCGCGACCGTCCCGGAACAGCCGGAGGCAAAGTCGCCACTCAAAAAGGGTATGCCGGTGGTGATCGTCCTCGTTGTCATTATTGCCCTCATCGGCGTCGCCAATGTGTCGAGCCTGTTGAGCGGCAACAAGAAAGCAGCTTCGGCAAGCGCAATGAGCATGCGCCCCGCTTCGCCGAATGCCCAGCAGGTAAACAGCTTTTCGACACAGCAGCAGGTTCAGGCCCAGCGAGACGCTGAGGAGCGCCAACATCAGCAGGAGTTGGCCGCTGCGATGCAGCAGCTCCAGGCCGAACAGAGTGTCCCCGGCCCAGAGGCCGCCGGGACACAGCCGATGACGGCCGCCCAGCGTGATGCGATTTATGGCAATAGCCCGAATGCACCGCAACACACCTCGAACATCTCGCAGGCTCAAGCAGAGGCCAAGCAAAAACAGTTAGAGAAGGAGAAACAAGCGCAGGACGCCATCAATAGCGATACGGTCGCTATCGACTTCGCCTACGCGGGCGCAGCGCCCGGTGCCGGTGCCGCCGTCCCGTCGCAGACGGCAACGGCTGTATTGGGAGAGCGTGAGGAGGCGCATCCCCAGACGGTCGCGGAAACTCCCATCAGTCCATCTCCCACTGGCGCGAGCGACAAGCCCGGTTTTGTGCAAGCGCCCTCCGCTCAACAGGCCAAAGCTGTTTCCAAGGCCGACGCGATGGCTGGATACGACTTCGATAACTATCAGGGCCGTCTTTATCGCGTCTTCGAGGGCACGGTCTTTGAAGGGGTTGTCACCAACCACATCGATGGTGGATTGAGCGGCCCGATCCTGGTCATGCTCACCACCGACTACTACTCGCACGACCATCAGCAGCTTCTCATGCCGCAGGGGACACGATTGATCGGCACAGTACAGAGCGTGGGAAATGCCCAGCAGCGAAAGATGTTTGTGACCTTCCATCGTGCCGTTTGCCCCGATGGCTTCTCGCTGGACTTCGATAAGTACATCGGCCTTGACCCACTTGGCACGACCGGACTTGCAACGAAGGTAGACCACGGTTATCTGATGGCGTTTGGCGCGGCGGCTGCCGTAGGCGGTTTAGGTGGCCTGGCACAGATCGGTAATAACGGCAGCGTGCTTACGGCGTCGTCCCAGATACGCAGCGGGATCTCCGAGCAGTCGGCCACCGAGGGTGAGCAGGTGTTGACGCGCTCGCCCGTCCGCCGCTGA
- a CDS encoding type I restriction-modification enzyme R subunit C-terminal domain-containing protein, whose translation MTATPTQLWSAFQAVESDKVKGNGGSQLADLVMLVRHALIPALTLVPYREELRIRYAAWLQERNAEQTFTPEQREWLDRMAEHIANSLSIEPDDFEMGWFAQHGSIGKAHALFGAQLPQLLAEMNERLVA comes from the coding sequence CTGACGGCCACGCCCACCCAGCTCTGGTCTGCCTTTCAGGCAGTCGAGTCGGATAAGGTGAAGGGCAACGGCGGCAGCCAACTTGCCGATCTCGTCATGCTCGTCCGCCACGCGCTCATTCCGGCGCTCACGCTGGTTCCATACCGCGAGGAACTTCGTATCCGTTATGCCGCATGGCTCCAGGAGCGCAACGCCGAGCAGACCTTTACCCCGGAGCAGCGCGAATGGCTCGACCGCATGGCTGAGCACATTGCCAACAGTCTCAGCATCGAGCCAGATGACTTTGAAATGGGATGGTTCGCCCAGCATGGCAGCATCGGTAAGGCACACGCGCTCTTCGGCGCACAGTTGCCCCAGTTGCTCGCCGAGATGAATGAGAGGCTGGTCGCTTGA
- a CDS encoding restriction endonuclease subunit S domain-containing protein, which yields MRVIDPQLLPAGWQVATLEEILDPTDNVDPKNHFEKCFDYIDIEAVDNSVQRISSPKRLEASAAPSRARRKVQRGDIVFSLVRPYLKNIAIVGGELDGAIASTAFFVCRPNSSIDERFLFNYLRQDSFIEGITTYGDSPPAGHDDEFVRLQIPIAPAREQERIADALDELLSDLDAGVEALRRAQAKLALYRASVLKAAVQGDLTAEWRKLHPDAEPAPVLLQRILAERRQRWEQEQLRKFKAAGKTPPANWKAKYKEPVAPDTTNLPPLPKGWCWATLTMLSTTETRNGISVEGSNNPLDIPALGLEAIATPVVDLRAKRFLPIPLEIAKKYAIRRGDLFIMRGNGSRRLVGKCSVAPEPDGVIVFPDTMIRSRAQEAN from the coding sequence TTGAGGGTAATCGATCCGCAACTTCTTCCTGCCGGGTGGCAGGTTGCTACCTTGGAGGAGATTCTTGATCCGACTGACAACGTCGATCCCAAGAATCACTTCGAGAAATGCTTTGACTACATTGATATTGAAGCTGTTGATAACTCAGTTCAGCGGATAAGCTCACCCAAGCGACTTGAAGCCTCCGCTGCACCAAGCCGAGCCAGAAGAAAAGTTCAACGTGGAGACATTGTCTTCTCGTTAGTCCGACCCTATCTAAAAAATATAGCTATTGTTGGCGGGGAGTTGGATGGAGCAATTGCTTCAACAGCCTTTTTTGTCTGCCGCCCAAATTCATCGATAGACGAACGGTTCCTGTTCAACTATTTGCGACAGGACTCATTCATCGAAGGAATTACGACGTATGGAGATAGCCCACCGGCCGGACATGACGATGAATTCGTTCGTCTACAAATTCCGATCGCCCCCGCGAGGGAGCAAGAGCGAATAGCCGATGCGCTCGATGAATTGCTCTCGGATCTAGATGCGGGGGTGGAGGCGTTGCGGCGGGCGCAGGCAAAGCTGGCGCTGTATCGCGCCTCTGTGCTGAAGGCCGCCGTGCAGGGCGACCTGACCGCCGAGTGGCGCAAGCTGCATCCCGATGCGGAACCGGCCCCTGTCCTGCTCCAACGCATCCTCGCCGAGCGCCGCCAGCGCTGGGAGCAGGAGCAGCTCCGCAAGTTCAAGGCCGCTGGCAAAACTCCACCCGCCAACTGGAAAGCAAAGTACAAAGAGCCCGTCGCCCCCGACACCACCAACCTGCCCCCACTCCCCAAAGGCTGGTGCTGGGCAACGCTCACGATGCTTTCGACAACCGAAACGAGAAATGGTATCTCAGTCGAAGGTAGCAATAACCCGCTGGATATACCAGCCTTGGGTCTAGAAGCTATCGCGACACCCGTGGTAGACCTTCGAGCAAAACGGTTTCTGCCAATCCCCCTCGAAATTGCGAAGAAGTATGCAATTCGCAGAGGCGACCTGTTTATTATGCGCGGCAACGGGTCGCGCCGTCTGGTCGGCAAATGCTCGGTTGCGCCAGAGCCAGATGGAGTGATCGTCTTTCCGGACACCATGATCCGTTCGAGGGCGCAAGAAGCCAATTGA
- a CDS encoding alpha/beta fold hydrolase, whose translation MPYCNASDGTRLFYTVWGKGRPLLFIHGGNIGSEMWNFQIPQLVEEGFQCIVYDQRGFSRSDWPSGGYDFDTLAEDLNCLVSHLQLEIFSAVTFSFGAGVLGRYLSNFGAARVEKAMLISAITPCFLKSADNPEGLERELYYDPFRAALMNDRPQIFRASMEGFFNPMAAEDDVTQPLADWLIGIALQNPVMAMIELFRASSETDFRKDMSSFTMPTSIVHGDCDVFAPISATGQRTHEMIAGSVWTTYPGASHGLPFTHRRRLNRQIKEFFCA comes from the coding sequence ATGCCATACTGCAACGCTTCTGACGGTACACGCTTGTTTTACACAGTCTGGGGTAAGGGACGTCCCCTTCTCTTCATCCACGGAGGGAACATTGGTTCTGAGATGTGGAACTTTCAGATCCCACAGCTCGTGGAAGAGGGTTTCCAATGTATCGTGTACGACCAACGAGGTTTCAGTCGGTCCGACTGGCCAAGCGGCGGTTATGACTTCGACACACTGGCAGAGGACTTGAACTGCCTTGTCTCTCACCTACAATTGGAGATTTTCTCCGCTGTCACGTTCTCGTTCGGAGCTGGAGTCCTTGGAAGGTATCTTTCTAATTTTGGTGCGGCACGGGTTGAGAAAGCGATGCTCATCTCAGCGATCACGCCGTGTTTTCTGAAGAGTGCGGACAATCCCGAGGGTCTTGAGCGGGAGCTTTATTACGACCCGTTTCGAGCAGCTCTGATGAACGATCGGCCGCAGATATTTCGCGCTTCGATGGAAGGATTTTTCAACCCAATGGCTGCTGAGGACGACGTCACGCAACCGTTGGCAGATTGGCTGATCGGCATCGCCCTTCAGAACCCCGTGATGGCGATGATCGAACTTTTTCGGGCGAGCAGCGAGACGGACTTCCGCAAAGACATGAGTTCTTTCACAATGCCGACTTCTATCGTACATGGGGACTGCGACGTCTTTGCGCCCATCTCCGCTACCGGCCAACGCACCCACGAGATGATCGCTGGCAGCGTTTGGACGACTTATCCTGGAGCGTCTCATGGCCTTCCATTCACACACCGTCGCCGCCTAAATCGCCAGATCAAAGAGTTCTTCTGCGCATGA
- a CDS encoding MmyB family transcriptional regulator — translation MDADISSKHLSFLEGGRAQPSREMVLRLSGPLKLSMRNQNSLLTAAGFAVQHPQRQLDDPQLEHAVRAVQLVLSGLEPYPCIALDKHWNIRSSNKAVRHLLVDVPQEMLQTPINVLRLSLHPLGLRKQIVNLEEWSSHLVHLLQEKIDSDDDPYLKELRNELLSFNGIDPQPKRRKQVEVLLGERNTAFIPLQLRVRGCLLTLVSTTMVFGTPTDITMSELLIESLLPANEETAEWFRRLDDRGADRA, via the coding sequence TTGGATGCTGACATCTCCTCGAAACATCTGAGCTTCCTCGAAGGTGGCCGCGCGCAGCCCAGTCGTGAAATGGTGCTGAGGTTGTCGGGTCCCCTCAAGCTTTCCATGCGAAATCAGAACTCTCTCTTGACGGCCGCCGGCTTCGCCGTCCAGCATCCGCAACGTCAACTCGACGACCCTCAACTTGAGCACGCCGTTCGGGCGGTTCAACTCGTTCTCAGCGGACTCGAGCCGTATCCGTGCATTGCATTGGATAAACACTGGAATATCAGGTCATCCAATAAAGCAGTCCGCCATTTACTTGTGGATGTTCCCCAGGAAATGCTCCAGACTCCCATAAACGTCCTTCGATTGAGCCTTCATCCTCTAGGCCTGCGTAAGCAGATCGTAAACCTGGAGGAATGGAGTTCTCATTTAGTCCACCTGCTGCAAGAGAAGATCGACTCAGACGACGATCCATACTTGAAAGAGCTCAGGAACGAACTACTCAGCTTCAATGGCATAGACCCACAGCCTAAGAGAAGGAAACAGGTTGAAGTCTTGCTCGGAGAAAGGAATACTGCTTTCATCCCGTTACAACTTCGCGTCAGAGGTTGTTTGCTTACGCTGGTCAGTACAACAATGGTCTTTGGAACGCCGACCGACATCACGATGTCTGAGCTGCTCATCGAATCGCTGCTGCCCGCGAATGAAGAGACCGCAGAGTGGTTTAGGAGACTGGACGATCGAGGTGCGGACCGAGCGTAG
- a CDS encoding winged helix-turn-helix transcriptional regulator — translation MKKHRLPLDVFSPNCPARQVINRVADKWTILVFMALKDGSMRFNELRRLLQNVSQKMLTQTLRHLEEDGFITREVIPTVPVTVSYELTPLGESLLEVVDQLRTWAYSHIPQIERARERKAKRPSALSPIIANSRMRGPAARASVSAAL, via the coding sequence ATGAAAAAGCATAGACTGCCCCTTGATGTCTTCAGTCCCAACTGCCCCGCTCGTCAGGTGATCAACCGCGTCGCCGACAAGTGGACGATCCTGGTCTTCATGGCCCTCAAGGACGGCAGCATGCGTTTTAACGAACTGCGTCGTCTTCTACAGAATGTCTCGCAGAAGATGTTGACCCAAACCCTACGTCATCTGGAGGAGGATGGTTTTATCACCCGCGAGGTGATTCCAACCGTCCCTGTCACGGTGAGCTATGAGCTGACACCACTGGGGGAAAGTCTGCTTGAGGTGGTCGACCAACTCCGCACGTGGGCTTACTCGCATATTCCTCAGATCGAGCGAGCAAGAGAGAGGAAAGCAAAGCGGCCTTCTGCGCTCTCGCCAATCATCGCGAATAGCAGAATGCGAGGACCGGCCGCTCGCGCGTCGGTTAGCGCTGCACTCTAG
- a CDS encoding quinone oxidoreductase family protein has product MRKVQINQIGGPEQLELVDAPPPQWTEGELLVEVEAAGINYVDVYQRKGIYPLPLPYTPGLEGVGHIAALGSKVTGYEVGDRIAWVNGIGSYAEQLVLPAAQAIKIPETFTLNEGLLFQAITAQYLLAEYRTILPGDTALVHAAAGGVGQLLVQWLKHLGARIIGTVSTDEKAVTVKQLGADFVINYAATPFLQEVKRLTDNRGVDVAFDAVGQTTLQDTVEALASRGTAVSYGSASGIPPAIEPFKLIPQAKRLAGASIFAFIEDPNELQARSAAVVDAIHAGWLKIGEATEYSLERASTAHRDIESRKTQGKLLLQP; this is encoded by the coding sequence ATGCGTAAAGTACAAATCAATCAGATTGGCGGACCTGAACAGTTGGAGCTTGTAGATGCCCCTCCGCCACAGTGGACCGAGGGTGAATTGCTGGTCGAAGTGGAAGCGGCAGGCATCAACTACGTCGATGTGTATCAACGAAAGGGCATCTATCCGCTGCCTCTGCCATACACACCTGGTCTTGAAGGCGTTGGACACATTGCAGCTCTTGGAAGCAAAGTGACAGGGTACGAGGTAGGAGACAGAATCGCCTGGGTCAATGGAATCGGCTCCTATGCGGAACAGTTGGTTCTGCCAGCGGCACAAGCGATCAAAATCCCCGAGACATTCACCTTGAATGAGGGATTGCTTTTCCAGGCAATCACTGCGCAGTATCTGCTGGCGGAATATCGGACGATCCTGCCGGGCGATACGGCTCTCGTCCACGCCGCCGCTGGAGGTGTCGGTCAGCTTCTGGTGCAGTGGTTGAAGCATCTCGGCGCACGCATCATTGGGACGGTATCGACGGATGAGAAGGCAGTGACCGTGAAGCAATTGGGAGCGGACTTCGTCATTAATTACGCCGCCACTCCGTTCCTTCAAGAGGTAAAGCGTCTCACAGACAACCGTGGCGTTGATGTCGCGTTTGATGCCGTCGGCCAGACTACTTTGCAGGATACGGTGGAGGCACTTGCCTCGCGCGGTACAGCCGTCTCCTACGGGTCGGCCTCCGGCATTCCTCCCGCGATCGAGCCGTTCAAGCTTATCCCCCAGGCGAAAAGGTTGGCGGGAGCTTCGATCTTCGCTTTCATTGAAGATCCGAATGAGTTGCAAGCGCGAAGCGCTGCGGTTGTCGATGCAATCCATGCTGGATGGCTCAAGATCGGTGAAGCAACCGAATACTCTCTGGAACGAGCGTCCACGGCACACCGCGACATCGAGAGCAGGAAGACGCAAGGCAAGTTGCTCCTCCAACCGTAG